ATAAATGTATTGCCCTCGAGAGGTCACGATGAATCTGCTCTTTGAAGAACTCCCTGCTCAGGACGGCGCCCGAATTGGCGTGGCCACGCTGGACGCGGAGAAGTCATTGAATGCCTTGTCGCTGCCGATGATTCTCGCGCTGCAAGACAAGCTGGACACCTGGGCCAGCGACGACAGCATTGTTTGCGTATTACTGCGCGGCAACGGACCCAAAGCGTTCTGCGCAGGCGGAGATGTACGTACCCTGGTGGAAACCTGCCGTGAGCATCCCGGCGAAGTGCCGCCATTGGCGGCGCATTTCTTTTCCGCTGAATACCGCCTCGACTACAGCTTGCACACCTATCCAAAACCGTTGATCTGCTGGGGCCACGGCTACGTGCTCGGTGGCGGGATGGGCCTGCTGCAAGGGGCCAGCATTCGCATCGTCACGCCGAGCAGCCGCCTGGCGATGCCGGAAATCAGCATCGGCCTGTACCCGGATGTGGGCGCCAGCTGGTTCCTTTCACGTCTGCCGGGCAAGCTCGGTCTGTTTCTGGGCCTGACCGGCTCGCACATCAACGGCCACGACGCGCTGGACCTGGACCTCGCCGACCGCTTCCTGCTTGATGAACAGCAGGACGAGTTGATCGACGGCCTGCAACAGCTCAACTGGCAAGAACAGACCTCGATCCAGCTCAACAGTCTGCTCAAGGCGCTGCAACAGGAAGCCATCGGCCAGCTGCCGGCCGCGCAGTGGCTGCCGCGTCGCAAGCAGATCGATGAATTGCTCGATGTCGGCAACCTGCCCTGCGCATGGAGTGCCATCAGCCACCTGCAACACAAAGACGACGCCCTGCTGGCCCGCGCCGCCAAGACCCTGACCGCAGGCAGCCCGCTGACTGCGCACCTGATCTGGGAACAAATCCAGCGCGCCCGCCACCTGTCGTTGGCCGAAGTATTCCAGATGGAATACACCATGAGCCTCAACTGCTGCCGCCATCCCGAATTCAGCGAGGGCGTCCGCGCGCGACTGATCGACAAGGACAGCAAACCCCATTGGCACTGGCAGGATGTGGC
This genomic window from Pseudomonas sp. G.S.17 contains:
- a CDS encoding enoyl-CoA hydratase/isomerase family protein, coding for MNLLFEELPAQDGARIGVATLDAEKSLNALSLPMILALQDKLDTWASDDSIVCVLLRGNGPKAFCAGGDVRTLVETCREHPGEVPPLAAHFFSAEYRLDYSLHTYPKPLICWGHGYVLGGGMGLLQGASIRIVTPSSRLAMPEISIGLYPDVGASWFLSRLPGKLGLFLGLTGSHINGHDALDLDLADRFLLDEQQDELIDGLQQLNWQEQTSIQLNSLLKALQQEAIGQLPAAQWLPRRKQIDELLDVGNLPCAWSAISHLQHKDDALLARAAKTLTAGSPLTAHLIWEQIQRARHLSLAEVFQMEYTMSLNCCRHPEFSEGVRARLIDKDSKPHWHWQDVANVPQPVIDAHFAKAWEGRHPLADLSGY